The following are encoded together in the Mycolicibacterium arabiense genome:
- a CDS encoding IclR family transcriptional regulator produces the protein MAAVTSGTPEPVDGVVRKMNSSRSGVKSAARTVELLEYLAARQDRPARIREISEALDMPRSSAHALLRTLMTQGWVRADDAGTQYGIGIRALLVGTSYLDSDPYLPMITPFVDELRQDLDETFHVGRLDLTDVVYLATRESRQYQRGASRVGRRLPAYATALGKALLADRIGDERDRHVPEVLQALTPKTITDRAGLDAALETALVRGYATDDEENTPAVRCFAVALRYTRPAQDAISASVPIARLTPAREREIVEALCAMGDKVTRVLRPVANGDKWFA, from the coding sequence GTGGCAGCGGTGACGTCGGGCACGCCGGAACCCGTCGACGGCGTTGTGCGGAAGATGAATTCGTCGCGGTCGGGCGTGAAGTCGGCCGCACGGACCGTGGAACTCCTCGAGTACCTGGCGGCACGGCAAGACCGGCCTGCGCGGATCCGCGAGATCAGCGAGGCGCTCGACATGCCGCGCAGCAGCGCCCACGCCCTGCTCCGCACGTTGATGACCCAGGGGTGGGTGCGGGCCGACGACGCCGGAACGCAGTACGGCATCGGCATCCGCGCACTGCTCGTCGGCACCAGCTATCTCGACAGCGACCCGTACCTGCCGATGATCACCCCGTTCGTCGATGAACTGCGCCAGGACCTCGACGAGACCTTCCACGTGGGGCGGCTCGACCTCACCGACGTCGTATACCTCGCCACCCGCGAATCCCGGCAGTATCAGCGCGGTGCGAGCCGGGTGGGCAGGCGTCTGCCCGCCTACGCCACGGCGCTCGGCAAGGCGCTGCTGGCCGACCGGATCGGCGACGAACGCGACCGGCACGTTCCCGAGGTCCTCCAAGCCCTGACGCCCAAGACCATCACCGATCGCGCCGGGCTGGACGCCGCCCTGGAGACGGCGCTGGTCCGTGGCTACGCAACCGACGACGAGGAGAACACCCCCGCGGTGCGCTGCTTCGCCGTCGCACTGCGGTACACCCGGCCCGCGCAGGACGCGATCAGCGCATCGGTGCCGATCGCGCGCCTGACACCCGCCCGTGAACGCGAGATCGTCGAAGCGCTGTGCGCCATGGGGGACAAGGTGACTCGCGTCCTCCGCCCGGTCGCCAACGGGGACAAGTGGTTCGCGTGA
- a CDS encoding zinc-dependent metalloprotease, whose protein sequence is MSAASAPTVGRTVDWDFAATVARKLVRPTPPVTEYTRRQAIEQLSEAARRSEGPVREVTGLVEGATITEARIVDRREWVTAASQSMRVMTGGDGGDASGFLTRRITGAQTGAVLAFVSSGILGQYDPFATGSDSGSSAGGQERSDSGSSSSPGELLLVYPNVIAVERTLRVQPADFRLWVCLHEVTHRVQFRANPWLADHMSQALAVLTDDATQDAGAVVGRLSEFVRDRRNGVEAEPNAEGILGLMRAIQSEPQRAALDQLLVLGTLLEGHADHVMDAVGPAVVPTVATIRRRFNDRRQRKQPPLQRVVRALLGFDAKMSQYTRGKAFVDDVVSKVGMERFNVVWTGPETLPLPAEVDEPRRWIDRVL, encoded by the coding sequence GTGAGCGCCGCCTCGGCTCCCACCGTCGGACGCACCGTCGACTGGGACTTCGCAGCGACGGTGGCGCGCAAGCTCGTCCGTCCCACCCCGCCCGTCACCGAGTACACCCGCCGCCAGGCCATCGAGCAGTTGTCGGAGGCGGCACGGCGTTCCGAGGGCCCGGTCCGCGAGGTCACCGGTCTGGTCGAGGGCGCGACGATCACCGAGGCGCGGATCGTCGACCGTCGCGAATGGGTCACTGCCGCATCGCAATCCATGCGGGTGATGACCGGCGGCGACGGGGGCGACGCCAGCGGCTTCCTGACCCGCCGCATCACCGGGGCGCAGACGGGTGCGGTGCTGGCCTTCGTGTCCTCGGGGATCCTGGGGCAGTACGACCCGTTCGCGACGGGGTCCGACTCGGGGAGTAGTGCCGGCGGGCAGGAGCGCAGCGACTCGGGGAGTAGCTCAAGCCCGGGTGAGCTGCTGCTGGTGTACCCGAACGTGATTGCCGTCGAGCGGACGCTGCGCGTGCAGCCCGCGGACTTCCGGCTGTGGGTCTGCCTGCACGAGGTGACCCACCGGGTGCAGTTCCGCGCCAACCCGTGGCTCGCCGACCACATGTCGCAGGCGCTGGCCGTCCTCACCGACGACGCCACCCAGGACGCCGGCGCAGTGGTGGGCAGGCTCAGCGAGTTCGTCCGCGATCGCCGCAACGGCGTCGAAGCCGAACCCAATGCCGAGGGCATCCTGGGGCTGATGCGCGCCATCCAGTCCGAACCGCAGCGGGCGGCGCTCGACCAATTGCTGGTCCTCGGAACGCTTTTGGAGGGGCACGCCGACCACGTGATGGACGCGGTCGGCCCTGCCGTCGTGCCGACGGTGGCCACGATCCGGCGTCGGTTCAACGACCGCAGACAGCGCAAGCAGCCACCGCTGCAGCGTGTCGTGCGGGCGCTGCTGGGGTTCGACGCCAAGATGAGTCAGTACACGCGGGGCAAGGCCTTCGTCGACGACGTCGTGTCCAAGGTCGGCATGGAACGGTTCAACGTGGTGTGGACCGGGCCCGAAACCCTGCCGCTGCCAGCCGAAGTCGACGAGCCGCGGCGATGGATCGACAGGGTCCTCTAG
- a CDS encoding 2-hydroxyacid dehydrogenase translates to MKILIADANLAPHRERLEAALPDDATTVWRPGAGVADLLDDLRDAEVYVGARFTAEMAGAAEKLRLIHVAGAGTDRVDFSALGPDVLVANTFHHERSIAEYVLATAIVLRRDFLAQDRALRRGTWATSVYDDTIPQLGTLRDSRIGFVGFGHIGQCAWDLFRAVGCSGAAVTGSGRQDAAAYGLDWVGDTSRLGALAREVDVMVVSAPLTPATTGMIGTAELQALGAEGVLINVGRGPLVDERALYEALVEGQIRAAAIDVWYRYPSSPGTPTAVGDLPFGELSNLVMTPHSSGVTTDTFRGRADDIAANIGRLGRGEQLRNVVTPA, encoded by the coding sequence GTGAAGATCCTGATCGCCGATGCCAACCTCGCCCCGCACCGCGAGCGCCTCGAGGCGGCCCTGCCCGACGACGCCACAACGGTGTGGCGACCCGGTGCCGGCGTGGCCGATCTGCTCGACGACCTCCGTGACGCGGAGGTGTACGTCGGCGCACGGTTCACCGCGGAGATGGCAGGCGCGGCGGAGAAGCTGCGGCTGATCCACGTCGCGGGCGCGGGAACCGACCGCGTCGACTTCTCGGCACTCGGGCCCGACGTCCTGGTGGCCAACACCTTTCATCACGAACGGTCGATCGCCGAGTACGTTCTGGCGACGGCGATCGTGCTACGGCGGGACTTCCTCGCCCAGGATCGCGCGCTGCGGCGCGGCACGTGGGCGACGTCGGTCTACGACGACACCATCCCGCAGCTGGGCACACTCCGTGACAGCCGGATCGGGTTCGTCGGCTTCGGCCACATCGGTCAGTGCGCGTGGGACTTGTTCCGGGCGGTCGGGTGCAGCGGCGCAGCGGTGACCGGATCGGGGCGCCAAGACGCCGCGGCGTACGGACTCGACTGGGTGGGCGACACCTCGCGCCTCGGTGCGCTCGCACGGGAGGTCGACGTCATGGTGGTGTCGGCGCCGTTGACGCCGGCGACCACCGGGATGATCGGCACGGCCGAACTGCAGGCGCTGGGTGCCGAGGGAGTGCTGATCAACGTCGGGCGCGGCCCGCTGGTCGACGAGCGAGCGCTCTACGAAGCCCTCGTCGAGGGTCAGATCCGGGCCGCCGCCATCGACGTCTGGTATCGCTACCCGTCATCGCCCGGTACGCCCACCGCCGTCGGCGACCTGCCGTTCGGCGAGCTGTCGAACCTCGTGATGACGCCGCATTCGTCCGGGGTCACCACCGACACCTTCCGCGGCCGCGCCGACGACATCGCCGCCAACATCGGCAGGCTCGGCCGCGGCGAGCAACTGCGCAACGTCGTCACCCCCGCCTGA
- a CDS encoding ABC transporter ATP-binding protein, translating into MSDQLLTVRDLTKSFRVPGGRKGHDRLCALDGIDLDLARGQTLGLVGESGCGKSTLARTLMMLERPDSGTVTFDGIDPFALKGKELLEFRRRVQMVFQDPYASLNARMSAGDIIAEPWRTHRGLHPSRKDRDTRVRELLDLVGLGAKAMEKFPQEFSGGQRQRIGIARALALDPDVIICDEPVSALDLSVQAQVLNLLNDLQQQLGISYVFISHDLSVVRHVADRVAVMYLGRIVESGPTDAVFDQPSHPYTGALMSAAPKLDAVDRADRILLKGEVPSPLNPPSGCRFRTRCWKATDVCAEELPPLATDSAVPGHAAECHHPLTEDRAALSQSA; encoded by the coding sequence ATGTCTGATCAACTGCTCACCGTCCGCGACCTGACCAAGTCGTTCCGCGTGCCCGGCGGCCGCAAGGGCCACGACAGGCTGTGCGCCCTCGACGGCATCGACCTCGACCTCGCCCGCGGCCAGACGCTCGGCCTGGTCGGCGAATCCGGTTGCGGTAAGTCGACTCTGGCTCGCACGCTGATGATGCTCGAACGCCCGGACTCGGGCACGGTCACCTTCGACGGCATCGACCCGTTCGCGCTCAAGGGCAAGGAGCTGCTCGAGTTCCGTCGCCGCGTGCAGATGGTCTTCCAGGATCCCTACGCCTCGCTCAACGCGCGCATGTCGGCAGGCGACATCATCGCCGAGCCGTGGCGAACCCACCGCGGACTGCACCCGTCGCGCAAGGACCGCGACACCAGGGTGCGCGAACTGCTCGACCTCGTCGGGCTCGGCGCCAAGGCGATGGAAAAGTTCCCGCAGGAGTTCTCGGGCGGGCAGCGTCAGCGGATCGGCATCGCTCGGGCGCTCGCGCTCGACCCGGACGTGATCATCTGCGACGAGCCCGTGTCGGCGCTGGACCTGTCGGTGCAGGCGCAGGTGCTCAACCTCCTCAACGACCTGCAGCAGCAGCTGGGGATCTCGTACGTGTTCATCTCCCACGACCTGTCGGTTGTTCGGCACGTCGCCGACCGGGTGGCGGTCATGTACCTCGGGCGCATCGTCGAGTCCGGACCCACCGACGCCGTCTTCGACCAGCCCAGCCACCCCTACACCGGGGCACTGATGTCGGCGGCGCCCAAGCTCGACGCCGTGGACCGCGCCGACCGGATCCTGCTCAAGGGCGAGGTGCCCTCACCGCTCAACCCGCCCTCGGGATGCCGGTTCCGCACCCGCTGCTGGAAGGCGACCGACGTGTGCGCCGAGGAACTGCCGCCGCTGGCAACCGATTCCGCGGTGCCGGGCCACGCCGCGGAATGCCACCACCCGCTGACCGAGGACCGTGCGGCCCTGTCGCAGAGCGCGTGA
- the gudD gene encoding glucarate dehydratase, with protein MTHPSPSLRAPGTSRTPVVTEMRVVPVAGHDGMLLNLSGAHGPFFTRNLVIVTDSSGNTGVGEVPGGAAIARTLEDARGLVEGRSIGDYHAVLNDVRRTFGDRDAGGRGAQTFDLRVTVHAVTAVESALLDLLGRHLEVPVAALLGDGQQRSRVQALGYLFFVGDRTRTDLPYRSAADEGADADDWMRIRHDEALTPEAVVRLAEAARDRYGFRDFKLKGGVLPAPDEAKAVIALADRFPDARITLDPNGGWLLADAITTCRELAGVLAYAEDPVGPEGGFSGREVMAEFKRATGLPTATNMIATDWREMGHAIRSGAVDIPLADPHFWTMAGSVRVAQLCDAWGLTWGSHSNNHFDVSLAMFTHVAAAAPGDITAIDTHWIWQDGQRITKAPFEIVDGYLDVPDAPGLGVELDDDAVAAAHELYLSEGLGARDDAIAMQYLVPGWTFDSKRPALQRN; from the coding sequence ATGACGCACCCTTCCCCGTCGCTTCGCGCGCCCGGCACCAGCCGCACGCCGGTCGTCACCGAGATGCGCGTCGTCCCCGTCGCGGGCCACGACGGCATGCTGCTGAACCTTAGCGGCGCACACGGGCCGTTCTTCACGCGGAACCTGGTGATCGTCACCGACTCCAGCGGCAACACCGGCGTCGGCGAGGTACCGGGCGGAGCCGCCATCGCGCGCACGCTCGAGGACGCCAGGGGGCTGGTCGAGGGACGCAGCATCGGTGACTACCACGCCGTGCTCAACGACGTCCGCCGCACCTTCGGCGATCGCGACGCCGGCGGCCGCGGTGCGCAGACCTTCGACCTTCGCGTCACCGTGCACGCGGTGACCGCCGTCGAGTCCGCACTGCTCGACCTCCTCGGCCGCCACCTCGAGGTCCCCGTGGCCGCACTCCTCGGCGACGGTCAGCAGCGGTCCAGGGTGCAGGCGCTGGGCTACCTATTCTTCGTGGGCGACCGGACCAGAACCGATCTGCCCTACCGCTCGGCGGCCGACGAAGGCGCCGACGCCGACGACTGGATGCGCATCCGCCACGACGAGGCCCTGACCCCGGAAGCCGTCGTCCGGCTCGCCGAGGCTGCCCGCGACCGGTACGGCTTCCGCGACTTCAAGCTCAAGGGCGGCGTGCTGCCCGCGCCCGACGAGGCCAAGGCGGTCATCGCGCTGGCGGACCGGTTCCCAGACGCCCGAATAACCCTGGACCCGAACGGTGGCTGGCTGCTGGCCGACGCCATCACCACCTGCCGCGAGCTGGCCGGTGTACTCGCCTACGCCGAGGACCCGGTGGGACCCGAGGGCGGCTTCTCCGGCCGTGAGGTGATGGCCGAGTTCAAGCGCGCCACTGGGCTGCCGACCGCCACCAACATGATCGCCACCGACTGGCGCGAGATGGGTCACGCTATTCGTTCCGGCGCGGTCGACATCCCACTGGCCGATCCGCACTTCTGGACCATGGCCGGGTCGGTGCGCGTCGCCCAGCTGTGCGACGCGTGGGGGCTCACCTGGGGCTCGCACTCCAACAACCACTTCGACGTGTCGCTGGCGATGTTCACCCACGTCGCCGCCGCCGCACCGGGTGACATCACGGCGATCGACACCCACTGGATCTGGCAGGACGGGCAGCGGATCACCAAAGCGCCCTTCGAGATAGTCGACGGGTACCTGGACGTGCCGGACGCGCCCGGGCTGGGCGTCGAACTCGACGACGACGCCGTGGCCGCCGCCCACGAGCTGTACCTGAGCGAGGGGCTCGGCGCCCGCGACGACGCCATCGCGATGCAGTATCTGGTCCCCGGCTGGACGTTCGACTCCAAACGACCTGCACTGCAACGGAACTGA
- a CDS encoding sulfite exporter TauE/SafE family protein: MSVTAYSVIAVAILFASCLQASIGFGMGMLAAPVVALVDPSLIPGTLIMLASLVTLMVVIRERTAIDVRGTGWALVGRVPGTVAGALLLAAMPERALALAIAGVVLAGVLVTSFGWSPTPRRRNLVLAGATSGVLGTATSIGGPPMALVWQRSTGAELRGTMSGFFLIGSVLSIGMLSLTGSIDGDTWRWFAFLIPATVVGYALSRWANRLLNPQRQRWTAIVVSAAGAGVLVVQQVGAL, translated from the coding sequence GTGAGCGTCACGGCGTACTCCGTCATCGCGGTCGCGATCCTGTTCGCGTCGTGCCTGCAGGCGTCGATCGGCTTCGGCATGGGCATGTTGGCGGCGCCGGTGGTGGCGTTGGTCGATCCCAGCCTGATCCCCGGCACGCTGATCATGCTTGCCTCGCTCGTCACGCTGATGGTGGTGATCCGCGAACGCACCGCGATCGACGTGCGGGGCACCGGCTGGGCGCTGGTCGGGCGGGTCCCGGGGACCGTCGCCGGGGCGCTGCTGCTGGCCGCGATGCCCGAACGCGCTCTGGCGCTGGCGATCGCAGGCGTCGTGCTGGCGGGCGTGCTGGTGACCAGCTTCGGCTGGTCGCCGACCCCGCGGCGACGCAACCTGGTGCTCGCCGGCGCGACGTCCGGTGTCCTCGGAACCGCGACGTCGATCGGTGGACCGCCGATGGCGCTGGTGTGGCAGCGCAGTACGGGCGCGGAGTTGCGCGGCACGATGAGCGGCTTCTTCCTCATCGGGTCGGTGCTGTCCATCGGCATGCTCAGCCTCACCGGCTCGATCGACGGGGACACGTGGCGCTGGTTCGCGTTCCTGATCCCGGCCACCGTGGTCGGCTACGCGCTGTCGCGGTGGGCGAACCGGCTGCTCAACCCGCAGCGGCAACGCTGGACGGCGATCGTGGTGTCCGCGGCCGGCGCGGGCGTGCTCGTCGTCCAGCAGGTGGGTGCGCTGTGA
- the dacB gene encoding D-alanyl-D-alanine carboxypeptidase/D-alanyl-D-alanine endopeptidase yields MRPTRWRRSTHVLVGVGVLLAVAVLVTVAGVFVAGGPRTSEAQAVDPQPEPAAAEPAVYGLDDSAPKPAPPRLSAVIGPFAADPNLGRLTGRITDAATGEELWERGASVPMQPASTNKLLTAAAALLALDRDATLTTTVLADPDEPGVVVLKGGGDPTLSAAPPKTATWYRNAARITDLAAQVRRSGVTPRTVRVDLGAYSGPTMAPGWDPLDIQNGDIAPIESVMLDGGRTQPVSVESRRSTTPALDAGRALAVALGVDPRTVGVLPSPLRDGREIASVESPPLMERLREMMNASDNVMAESIGREVAATLDRPASFDGAAGAVLEQIRRSGVDTAGAVLRDSSGLSIDDRLTAETLDEVVTAAVGDDEPKLRPLVDLLPIAGGSGTLSNRYLDTDAGREAAGYLRAKTGSLTGTNALAGIVTDESGRVLTFTFISNLAGPTGRTSLDALAAALRSCGCSA; encoded by the coding sequence ATGCGGCCCACCCGGTGGCGCAGGTCCACCCACGTCCTCGTCGGCGTCGGGGTGCTGCTGGCGGTCGCCGTCCTCGTCACGGTCGCCGGGGTGTTCGTCGCGGGAGGCCCCCGCACCAGCGAGGCGCAGGCCGTGGATCCGCAACCGGAACCCGCCGCCGCCGAACCCGCGGTGTACGGCCTCGACGACAGCGCCCCGAAACCGGCGCCCCCGCGGCTGTCCGCCGTCATCGGCCCGTTCGCGGCCGACCCCAACCTGGGCCGCCTGACCGGCCGCATCACCGACGCAGCCACCGGCGAGGAGTTGTGGGAGCGCGGAGCGTCCGTGCCGATGCAGCCCGCGTCGACCAACAAGCTGCTGACCGCGGCCGCCGCCCTGCTTGCCCTGGACCGCGACGCAACGCTGACCACGACCGTGCTCGCCGACCCCGACGAGCCGGGCGTGGTGGTCCTCAAGGGTGGCGGCGACCCCACGCTGTCGGCCGCGCCCCCGAAGACCGCCACCTGGTATCGCAACGCCGCCCGGATCACCGACTTGGCCGCGCAGGTGCGCCGCTCGGGCGTCACGCCGAGGACGGTTCGGGTGGACCTGGGCGCCTACAGCGGGCCGACGATGGCACCCGGCTGGGATCCGCTGGACATCCAGAACGGCGACATCGCACCGATCGAGTCGGTGATGCTCGACGGTGGACGCACCCAGCCCGTGAGCGTCGAGTCCCGACGTTCGACCACGCCGGCACTCGATGCCGGGCGTGCACTGGCCGTGGCGCTCGGCGTCGACCCGCGCACCGTCGGCGTCCTGCCGTCACCACTGCGCGACGGCCGCGAGATTGCCTCGGTGGAGTCACCGCCGCTGATGGAACGACTCCGGGAGATGATGAATGCGTCGGACAACGTGATGGCCGAGAGCATCGGCCGGGAGGTGGCGGCCACGCTCGACCGCCCCGCCAGCTTCGACGGCGCGGCCGGTGCGGTGCTCGAGCAGATCCGCCGCTCGGGCGTCGACACCGCGGGCGCCGTGCTGCGTGACTCCAGTGGCCTGTCGATCGACGACCGCCTGACCGCCGAGACCCTCGACGAGGTCGTCACCGCCGCGGTCGGCGACGACGAGCCCAAGCTGCGTCCACTGGTCGACCTGCTGCCCATCGCCGGTGGCAGCGGGACCCTGTCGAACCGCTACCTCGACACCGACGCCGGCCGCGAGGCCGCGGGCTACCTGCGGGCCAAGACCGGATCGCTGACGGGAACCAACGCGCTCGCCGGCATCGTCACCGACGAGTCCGGGCGGGTGCTCACGTTCACGTTCATCTCCAACTTGGCGGGGCCCACCGGCCGCACCTCCCTGGACGCCCTGGCCGCCGCACTGCGGTCGTGCGGGTGCAGCGCGTGA
- a CDS encoding inorganic diphosphatase, with protein sequence MEFEVVVEIPKGSRNKYEVDHETGKVKLDRYLYTAFGYPADYGFIQDTLGEDGDPLDALVLLPESLFPGAAIDVRPVAMFQMTDDAGGDDKVLCVPAGDPRWDHVQDLGDVPSFELEAIKHFFVHYKDLEPGKFVEAADWVGRSEAEAEITRSLERFKTSGH encoded by the coding sequence GTGGAGTTCGAGGTCGTCGTCGAGATCCCCAAGGGCTCGCGCAACAAGTACGAGGTCGATCACGAGACCGGCAAGGTCAAGCTCGACCGGTACCTCTACACCGCGTTCGGCTACCCCGCCGACTACGGCTTCATCCAGGACACCCTCGGCGAGGACGGCGACCCGCTCGACGCGCTGGTCCTGCTGCCCGAATCGCTGTTCCCCGGCGCGGCGATCGACGTCCGGCCCGTCGCGATGTTCCAGATGACCGACGACGCGGGCGGCGACGACAAGGTGCTGTGCGTGCCCGCCGGCGACCCTCGTTGGGATCACGTTCAGGACCTCGGGGACGTCCCGTCCTTCGAGCTCGAGGCGATCAAGCACTTCTTCGTCCACTACAAGGACCTGGAGCCGGGCAAGTTCGTCGAGGCCGCCGACTGGGTCGGCCGCAGCGAGGCCGAGGCGGAGATCACCCGGTCGCTCGAGCGCTTCAAGACCAGCGGGCACTGA
- a CDS encoding acyltransferase family protein, whose product MTRRTETPGAATPPATKGSGRVRARIIGLDGVRGILCLSIAITHVTTHFSPNTAQTWMTSLLGFSLVYFFVLSGFLLFLPYVRNLSDDRDVARMPSIGDYTLHRVARIMPVYLVIFLIVNYLLQVSYVENPVLQKVGTDEGTGMITDPWQLLANLTLTQSYFPQYIQTGINPAWSLTLEYAFYASLPLLGIALFALRKRVSMNPLVLAALAPALLLVIGMIGRSLIPVVFAHSGSTDFMLLNWGPNWAAVFTKSFLTNADNFALGMFAAVVFVAMERGVLRERISKRVRLISAAAILPMLAVSAVTLAVANQFTTAGVAVVAALMILVIVAPLARGQKTKLAVWLDARPIRYVGEISLSAYLWHFPMILVLGRLGVMAGDDAWGMWRNVVVLLAVTIAVASITYYGVEKPVMKWAKALRKKKVAVPADPELAPAGIPKTT is encoded by the coding sequence ATGACCCGAAGGACCGAGACGCCGGGCGCGGCGACCCCGCCCGCGACGAAGGGTTCGGGCCGGGTGCGGGCCAGGATCATCGGCCTGGACGGCGTCCGCGGCATCCTGTGCCTGTCGATCGCCATCACTCACGTCACCACCCACTTCTCGCCGAACACCGCGCAGACCTGGATGACGAGCCTGCTCGGCTTCTCGCTGGTCTACTTCTTCGTCCTCAGTGGGTTCCTGCTGTTCCTGCCCTACGTGCGGAACCTGTCCGACGACCGTGACGTCGCCCGCATGCCGAGCATCGGCGACTACACACTGCACCGCGTCGCCCGAATCATGCCGGTCTACCTGGTCATCTTCCTGATCGTGAACTATCTGCTGCAGGTCTCCTACGTCGAGAACCCCGTCCTGCAGAAGGTCGGGACCGACGAGGGCACCGGGATGATCACCGACCCGTGGCAGCTGCTCGCCAACCTCACGCTCACGCAGTCCTACTTCCCGCAGTACATCCAGACGGGCATCAACCCCGCGTGGTCGCTGACGCTGGAGTACGCCTTCTACGCCTCGCTGCCGCTCCTCGGCATCGCGTTGTTCGCGCTGCGCAAGCGCGTCTCGATGAACCCGTTGGTGCTCGCCGCGCTGGCGCCCGCGCTGCTGCTGGTCATCGGCATGATCGGCCGCAGCCTGATTCCGGTCGTCTTCGCGCATTCCGGCTCGACGGACTTCATGTTGCTCAACTGGGGTCCGAACTGGGCTGCGGTCTTCACCAAGAGCTTCCTGACCAACGCCGACAACTTCGCCCTCGGCATGTTCGCCGCAGTGGTGTTCGTGGCCATGGAGCGCGGTGTCCTGCGCGAGCGGATCAGCAAGCGGGTGCGGCTGATCTCGGCCGCCGCGATCCTGCCCATGCTGGCCGTCTCCGCGGTGACTCTGGCGGTGGCCAACCAGTTCACCACCGCGGGTGTCGCCGTCGTCGCCGCCCTGATGATCCTGGTCATCGTCGCCCCGCTGGCCCGCGGGCAGAAGACCAAGCTCGCCGTATGGCTGGACGCACGACCCATCCGCTACGTGGGTGAGATCTCGCTGTCCGCCTACCTGTGGCACTTCCCGATGATCCTGGTGCTCGGCAGGCTGGGGGTGATGGCGGGCGACGACGCATGGGGCATGTGGCGCAACGTCGTGGTGCTGCTGGCCGTCACGATCGCCGTCGCGTCGATCACCTACTACGGCGTCGAGAAGCCAGTGATGAAGTGGGCCAAGGCACTTCGCAAGAAGAAGGTCGCGGTGCCCGCCGATCCCGAACTGGCGCCCGCCGGCATCCCGAAGACCACCTAG
- a CDS encoding 2-oxo-4-hydroxy-4-carboxy-5-ureidoimidazoline decarboxylase, translating to MHQGVGLAAFNAWPERKAVHAVYECCNSLALARDIVAGRSYGSHDALFRRADALLFSMPEPAIDQILEACPTIGRRPRSARSQAEQCSVWDDDETVMTALNDAAAEYAERFGFTFVMFVDGACATDVLKAVTERMHHDVETERKVVRNELARINRTRLERMLGPEGGYQNWC from the coding sequence ATGCATCAGGGAGTGGGCCTGGCCGCATTCAATGCGTGGCCCGAACGCAAGGCAGTGCACGCCGTCTACGAGTGCTGCAACAGCCTGGCGCTGGCGCGCGACATCGTCGCCGGCCGCAGTTACGGCAGCCACGACGCGCTGTTCCGCCGAGCCGACGCGCTGCTGTTCTCGATGCCGGAACCTGCGATCGACCAGATTCTCGAGGCGTGTCCCACCATCGGCCGTCGGCCGCGTAGCGCGCGGTCACAGGCCGAGCAGTGCTCGGTGTGGGACGACGACGAGACCGTGATGACCGCACTGAACGACGCGGCCGCCGAGTATGCCGAGCGGTTCGGCTTCACCTTCGTGATGTTCGTCGACGGAGCGTGTGCCACCGACGTGCTGAAGGCCGTCACCGAACGCATGCATCACGACGTGGAGACCGAGCGCAAGGTCGTCCGCAACGAGCTGGCGCGCATCAACCGCACGCGGCTGGAGCGGATGCTGGGACCCGAGGGCGGCTACCAGAACTGGTGCTGA